A genomic region of Halobaculum lipolyticum contains the following coding sequences:
- a CDS encoding PRC-barrel domain containing protein, with protein sequence MERSHITDDDQGKPVVDSHGEQIGMVTEVRSGTAYVDADPGLADTIRSKLGWGDADQDDYPLEENRIHTITDDEIRLKDEM encoded by the coding sequence ATGGAACGAAGCCACATCACGGACGACGATCAGGGCAAACCGGTCGTCGACTCACACGGCGAACAGATCGGGATGGTCACCGAAGTCAGATCCGGCACCGCGTACGTGGACGCGGACCCGGGCCTCGCCGACACGATCCGCTCGAAACTCGGCTGGGGCGACGCCGACCAGGACGACTACCCCCTCGAGGAGAACCGGATCCACACGATAACCGACGACGAGATCCGACTCAAGGACGAGATGTAG
- a CDS encoding universal stress protein, with protein MYDRILFPFDGSDGARRALDHAADLAAAVGATVQVLYVADTARDSVTTVGSEVVDALEREGVASVEEAERLLGGTGVDVETDVVQGDPAESIVDYADRYRTDLIVLPSRGRAGAGLTVLGSVTEKVNRLSPVPVLTVRMREDERLRFPYERVLVPTDGSEAAEGAADHAVALAATLGASVDALSVVDDAGLAAEVRSLVGDDRTDADARAAVRAVAERAAERGIEAGKSVDHGSPAEAIGRYVDAHDVDLVVLGATGSGGLDRLLLGSVAERVARSVPVPVLTVPVDER; from the coding sequence GTGTACGACAGGATCCTCTTCCCGTTCGACGGGAGCGACGGGGCGCGCCGGGCGTTGGACCACGCCGCGGACCTCGCGGCGGCCGTCGGGGCGACCGTGCAGGTGCTGTACGTCGCCGACACCGCGCGCGACAGCGTGACGACCGTCGGGTCGGAGGTGGTCGACGCGCTCGAACGCGAGGGCGTGGCGAGCGTCGAGGAGGCCGAGCGCCTGTTGGGCGGGACCGGCGTCGACGTCGAGACGGACGTCGTGCAGGGCGATCCCGCCGAGTCCATCGTCGACTACGCCGACCGCTACCGCACGGACCTGATCGTGTTGCCGTCGCGCGGGCGGGCGGGGGCGGGTCTGACTGTGTTGGGGAGCGTCACGGAGAAGGTGAACCGTCTGTCCCCGGTCCCGGTGTTGACCGTGCGGATGCGCGAGGACGAACGGCTCCGGTTCCCCTACGAGCGGGTGCTCGTCCCGACCGACGGGAGCGAAGCGGCCGAGGGCGCCGCCGACCACGCGGTCGCGCTGGCGGCGACGCTGGGGGCGTCGGTCGACGCGCTGTCGGTCGTCGACGACGCCGGACTCGCCGCGGAAGTGCGCTCGCTCGTCGGCGACGACCGCACCGATGCCGACGCCCGCGCCGCGGTCCGGGCGGTCGCGGAGCGGGCCGCCGAGCGCGGGATCGAGGCGGGAAAGAGCGTCGACCACGGCTCGCCCGCCGAGGCGATCGGACGGTACGTCGACGCCCACGACGTCGACCTCGTCGTGCTCGGGGCGACCGGCTCCGGCGGTCTCGACCGACTCCTGCTCGGGAGCGTCGCCGAACGCGTCGCGCGGTCGGTTCCCGTCCCCGTACTCACCGTTCCGGTCGACGAGCGCTGA
- a CDS encoding AIM24 family protein has protein sequence MDLDDFVTANAPREGHDRFELENSKLLDVDVDGSVLVKAGSMVAFEGDLSFTGKSSAEGGLTGFLKQAASGEGTPVMSVEGTGNVYVADQGKRIQVLDLDAGESISVNGNDVLAFEDRVDYEIGTVGSLAGASAAGLTNVYLTGPGMVAITTHGDPLVLTPPVKTDPQATVAWSGDLSPGIETNRSLSDMVGQSSDERYQMSFDGEEGFVVVQPYEESPGQP, from the coding sequence ATGGATCTCGACGACTTCGTCACCGCCAACGCGCCCCGGGAGGGGCACGACCGCTTCGAACTGGAGAACAGCAAACTGCTCGACGTCGACGTCGACGGGAGCGTCCTCGTCAAGGCCGGCTCGATGGTCGCCTTCGAGGGCGACCTCTCGTTCACCGGCAAGTCCTCCGCGGAGGGCGGCCTGACGGGCTTCCTCAAACAGGCCGCCAGCGGCGAGGGGACGCCCGTGATGAGCGTCGAGGGCACCGGCAACGTGTACGTCGCCGACCAGGGCAAGCGCATCCAGGTGCTCGACCTCGACGCCGGCGAGTCCATCTCCGTCAACGGCAACGACGTGCTCGCGTTCGAAGACCGCGTCGACTACGAGATCGGCACGGTCGGGAGCCTCGCCGGCGCCTCCGCCGCCGGACTCACGAACGTCTACCTCACGGGTCCCGGGATGGTCGCGATCACGACCCACGGCGACCCGCTCGTGTTGACGCCGCCGGTGAAGACGGACCCGCAGGCGACGGTCGCGTGGAGCGGCGACCTCTCGCCGGGGATCGAGACGAACCGCAGCCTGAGCGACATGGTCGGGCAGTCGTCCGACGAGCGCTACCAGATGTCCTTCGACGGCGAGGAGGGGTTCGTCGTCGTCCAGCCGTACGAGGAGTCGCCCGGACAGCCCTGA
- a CDS encoding PAS domain S-box protein — protein sequence MTTTDSSDPVTVLHVDGDRSFAAAVGSAMERLDPGVRVERAPDAAAALAALAEGRFDCVVTAFALPAGTGMDLLGDLRAAGHDQPVVLFSGSDPDTVARAAVGADVAAYLPKGRSDERCGALAAAIRDAVAASDGTRPGGVAAETPSGGIDQSARASRAASPAPIDPGRDRFDAVFDAIPYPAAHVDIEGGENVVLAVNAAFESVFGFDRDDAVGRSINEVIVPPGEGATARSIDDRVADGELVEAELERVTTAGPRTFLFRGQGFEAPDGAAEALGVYVDVTERNRRELELERYARIVEAAGDPVYTLDADGLFTYVNAQLGSLTGYDPDGLVGDHVSTIMDPEDVSRGTDLIRELLADPDRDRGTLRMHVVTADGETVPTENHIALLPRGGDRASGTGDGDTDREFAGTVGVMRDISERMARERRLETQNERLDAFTSVVGHDLRNPLNVAQGHLGLARDDSDPERRAASFEAVSRSLDRMERLIESLLALARDGEAVAETTAVPLAGVAEACRPMTETMGGTLEVRADGVVLADRSRLRQLVENLLRNAVEHGGEGVTVRVVDTDDGFAVVDDGPGIPPEDRDRVFESGYSTSNDGTGLGLSIVADVAEAHDWRLALDRGIDGGTRVEVHGVERPADAETAGEGRLGDRA from the coding sequence TTGACGACCACCGACAGTTCCGACCCCGTCACCGTGCTCCACGTGGACGGGGACCGTTCGTTCGCCGCGGCCGTGGGGTCGGCGATGGAGCGACTGGACCCCGGCGTCCGGGTGGAGCGAGCGCCGGACGCGGCGGCGGCGCTCGCGGCGCTGGCCGAGGGTCGGTTCGACTGCGTCGTCACGGCGTTCGCGCTGCCGGCGGGCACGGGGATGGACCTCCTCGGGGACCTGCGCGCGGCCGGGCACGACCAGCCGGTCGTGCTGTTCAGCGGGAGCGACCCCGACACCGTCGCGCGGGCCGCCGTCGGCGCCGACGTGGCGGCCTACCTCCCGAAGGGACGCTCCGACGAGCGGTGCGGCGCGCTCGCGGCGGCGATCCGCGACGCGGTCGCCGCCTCCGACGGAACCCGCCCCGGTGGCGTCGCGGCGGAGACTCCGAGCGGGGGGATCGACCAGTCGGCTCGCGCCTCGCGGGCGGCGTCGCCGGCGCCCATCGACCCGGGCCGGGACCGGTTCGACGCCGTGTTCGACGCGATCCCCTACCCCGCCGCCCACGTCGACATCGAGGGCGGCGAGAACGTGGTGTTGGCAGTGAACGCGGCGTTCGAGTCCGTGTTCGGGTTCGACCGCGACGATGCGGTCGGTCGCTCGATCAACGAGGTGATCGTCCCCCCCGGGGAGGGGGCGACCGCGCGGTCGATCGACGACCGCGTCGCCGACGGCGAGTTGGTCGAGGCGGAGTTGGAGCGCGTGACGACCGCCGGTCCCCGGACGTTCCTGTTCCGCGGGCAGGGGTTCGAGGCACCCGACGGCGCCGCTGAGGCGCTCGGCGTGTACGTCGACGTCACCGAGCGGAACCGACGCGAACTGGAGTTGGAGCGGTACGCGCGGATCGTCGAGGCCGCCGGCGACCCGGTGTACACGCTGGACGCGGACGGGCTGTTCACCTACGTCAACGCGCAACTCGGGTCGTTGACCGGCTACGACCCGGACGGTCTCGTCGGCGACCACGTGTCGACGATCATGGACCCCGAGGACGTGAGCCGGGGGACCGATCTGATCCGCGAACTCCTCGCGGACCCCGACCGCGACCGTGGCACCCTCCGGATGCACGTCGTGACCGCCGACGGCGAGACGGTGCCGACCGAGAACCACATCGCGCTGCTCCCGCGCGGCGGCGACCGCGCGAGCGGGACCGGCGACGGCGACACCGACCGGGAGTTCGCGGGCACGGTCGGCGTCATGCGCGACATCTCCGAACGGATGGCGCGCGAACGGCGGCTCGAGACCCAGAACGAACGGCTCGACGCGTTCACGAGCGTCGTCGGCCACGACCTCCGGAACCCGCTCAACGTCGCGCAGGGACACCTCGGACTGGCCCGCGACGACTCCGACCCCGAGCGCCGGGCGGCGTCGTTCGAGGCGGTCTCGCGCTCGCTCGACCGGATGGAGCGCCTGATCGAGAGCCTGCTGGCGCTCGCCCGCGACGGCGAGGCGGTCGCGGAGACGACCGCCGTCCCGCTGGCCGGCGTCGCCGAGGCGTGTCGGCCGATGACCGAGACGATGGGCGGCACGCTCGAGGTCCGCGCGGACGGGGTCGTACTCGCCGACCGGAGCCGACTCCGGCAGTTGGTCGAGAACCTCCTCCGCAACGCCGTCGAACACGGCGGCGAGGGAGTCACCGTGCGCGTCGTCGACACCGACGACGGGTTCGCCGTCGTCGACGACGGCCCGGGGATCCCGCCCGAGGACCGCGATCGGGTGTTCGAGTCCGGCTACTCCACGAGCAACGACGGGACGGGGCTGGGACTCAGCATCGTCGCCGACGTGGCCGAGGCGCACGACTGGCGGCTGGCGCTCGACCGGGGGATCGACGGGGGGACGCGGGTCGAGGTGCACGGCGTCGAACGGCCGGCCGACGCCGAGACCGCCGGCGAAGGACGGCTCGGCGACCGGGCCTGA
- a CDS encoding Lrp/AsnC family transcriptional regulator produces MDERDLRILKAIADHGTGSPERITEETGIPVSTVHYRLNNLREAGVITNDLYDLDLDALGLGVTVLVEVLADYAGNHQDVAGTIAEIEGVTTLLSTMGETDFVAVAHLPDDDAVGRLLREFERVPAVERTNSTYVIETLYDDARALSSYSLASLVDALAEE; encoded by the coding sequence ATGGACGAGCGCGACCTCCGCATCCTCAAAGCGATCGCCGACCACGGGACCGGAAGTCCCGAGCGCATCACCGAGGAGACCGGGATCCCCGTCTCGACCGTCCACTACCGGCTGAACAACCTCCGGGAGGCGGGCGTGATCACCAACGACCTGTACGACCTCGACTTGGACGCGCTGGGGCTGGGCGTGACGGTGTTGGTGGAGGTGCTCGCGGACTACGCGGGCAACCACCAGGACGTGGCCGGGACCATCGCCGAGATCGAGGGCGTGACGACGCTGTTGTCGACCATGGGGGAGACGGACTTCGTCGCCGTCGCGCACCTGCCGGACGACGACGCAGTCGGGCGACTGCTCCGGGAGTTCGAGCGGGTGCCGGCCGTCGAGCGCACGAACTCGACGTACGTGATCGAGACGTTGTACGACGACGCGCGGGCGCTGTCGTCGTACTCGCTTGCGTCGCTGGTGGACGCGCTCGCCGAGGAGTGA
- a CDS encoding DMT family transporter, translating to MLFVALATLWGGSFVAIEAGVKEWSPLLFAAVRYDLAGVLVLGVAAVGVWRRGGGVDRVLPRTRDDLSAVAVVAAFVVFAHHALLYVGQGTVPGPVAAAVVALSPVVTALMAPAVVGGEGLGRTGYAGVGVGFLGVVAATNPGGAGGVAPVGAALVFGATVAFALGTLLLRRVAPAMSTAALQGWGMLGGALLLHLGSAALGEAQTVPTTPTGLFTLAFLVVGPGVVGFLLYFRLVASVGATRTTLVGYLEPLAAAALSFALFGYVPAPGAVAGFALVLAGFGLVEGRALGDVAGGAAGRLRTALS from the coding sequence GTGTTGTTCGTCGCGCTCGCGACGCTGTGGGGCGGCTCGTTCGTCGCCATCGAGGCGGGCGTGAAGGAGTGGTCGCCGCTGCTGTTCGCCGCGGTCCGGTACGACCTCGCGGGCGTGCTCGTACTGGGCGTCGCCGCCGTCGGGGTGTGGCGGCGCGGCGGCGGCGTCGACCGCGTCCTGCCGCGGACGCGCGACGACCTCTCGGCAGTCGCCGTCGTCGCGGCGTTCGTCGTGTTCGCCCACCACGCGCTGTTGTACGTCGGGCAGGGGACCGTCCCGGGTCCCGTCGCCGCGGCGGTCGTCGCCCTCTCCCCAGTCGTCACGGCGCTGATGGCACCGGCGGTCGTCGGCGGCGAGGGACTCGGCCGAACCGGCTACGCCGGCGTCGGCGTGGGGTTCCTCGGCGTCGTCGCGGCGACGAACCCCGGCGGCGCCGGCGGCGTGGCGCCGGTCGGAGCGGCGCTCGTGTTCGGGGCGACGGTCGCGTTCGCGCTCGGCACCCTCCTCCTGCGGCGGGTCGCCCCCGCGATGTCGACGGCGGCGCTCCAAGGGTGGGGGATGCTCGGCGGCGCGCTGCTGCTCCACCTCGGGAGCGCGGCGCTCGGCGAGGCACAGACCGTCCCGACCACGCCGACGGGGCTGTTCACGCTCGCGTTCCTCGTCGTGGGTCCCGGCGTCGTCGGCTTCCTGCTGTACTTCCGCCTGGTCGCGTCGGTGGGGGCGACCCGGACGACGCTCGTGGGCTACCTCGAACCGCTCGCGGCGGCGGCTCTGTCGTTCGCGCTGTTCGGCTACGTGCCGGCGCCGGGAGCGGTCGCCGGCTTCGCGCTCGTGCTCGCGGGGTTCGGGCTGGTCGAGGGACGCGCGCTGGGCGACGTCGCCGGCGGCGCTGCCGGCCGGCTCAGGACCGCGCTCTCGTAA